A portion of the Ricinus communis isolate WT05 ecotype wild-type chromosome 10, ASM1957865v1, whole genome shotgun sequence genome contains these proteins:
- the LOC8263546 gene encoding pentatricopeptide repeat-containing protein At3g09060: protein MAAAAELTRSLSSKLLLKLLKAEKNPLSALSLFESASRNKSHSAHVFHHILRRLAADSRLVSHVSRIVDIVKAQKCPCKEDVALTVIKAYAKNKMSNKALDTFQNMQDIFGCKPGVRSYNTLLNAFVELNEWDRAESFSRYFESMDVSPNLQTYNILIKISCKKQQIEKAISLLDWMWSQNLKPDVFSYGTLINGMVKVGDLLGALKVFDEMSVRGVVADVTCYNMLIDGFFKHGDYDKGKEIWERLVKDCSVYPNVVTYNIMINGLCKCGRFDESLEIWERMTKNEREKDMFTYSSLIHGLCEAGNIDGAVRVYKEIVESSLVVDAVTHNAMLNGFCRAGKIKESFELWMVMGKENCQTVVSYNILIKGLFENGKVEEAISIWELLCKKGCRPESTTYGVLIHGLCKNGRLNKALKIFKEAEDGPGKLDAYAYSSMVDGLCKEGRMDEAISIVNQMDKRGYKLDPHVCNPLINGFVRASKLEDAINFFREMECKGCSPTIVSYNTLIKGLCKAERFSEAYSFVKEMLEKEWKPDMITCSLLMDGLCQEKKIEMALNLWQQALDKGFKPDITMYNILMHGLCSVCKLEDALQLYSHMKRSTCVPNLVTRNTLMEGLYKVRDYEKASEIWDCILKDGLHPDIISYNITIKGLCSCSRISDAIEFLNDALNRGILPTAVTWNILVRAAVNFRTSSVLSACGFE, encoded by the coding sequence ATGGCTGCAGCTGCAGAGCTCACCAGGTCTCTTTCTTCGAAGCTACTTTTGAAGCTTCTCAAAGCAGAGAAGAACCCATTATCTGCACTCTCACTATTCGAATCAGCGTCTCGCAATAAATCTCACTCTGCACACGTGTTTCACCACATCCTTCGTCGACTCGCCGCGGATTCACGACTCGTTTCCCACGTGTCACGAATCGTCGATATAGTTAAAGCCCAGAAATGCCCCTGCAAAGAAGATGTTGCTTTGACTGTAATCAAAGCTTATGCAAAAAACAAAATGTCAAATAAAGCTTTAGATACTTTTCAAAATATGCAAGATATTTTTGGTTGCAAGCCTGGTGTGAGGTCTTATAATACTTTGTTAAATGCTTTTGTTGAATTGAACGAGTGGGATCGAGCTGAATCGTTTTCTAGGTATTTTGAATCAATGGATGTGTCACCAAATTTGCAgacttataatattttgattaagaTTTCTTGTAAAAAGCAGCAGATTGAGAAGGCAATAAGTTTGTTGGATTGGATGTGGAGTCAAAATTTGAAGCCCGATGTGTTTAGTTATGGTACTTTGATTAATGGGATGGTGAAAGTCGGGGATCTTTTGGGTGCACTGAAGGTGTTTGATGAAATGTCTGTAAGAGGAGTGGTTGCTGACGTTACTTGTTATAATATGTTGATTGATGGGTTCTTTAAACATGGGGATTATGATAAGGGTAAAGAGATTTGGGAGAGGTTAGTGAAGGATTGCTCAGTTTATCCAAATGTGGTTACTTataatattatgattaatGGGTTATGCAAGTGTGGGAGGTTCGATGAGAGTTTGGAGATATGGGAGAGGATGACAAAAAATGAGCGTGAGAAGGACATGTTTACTTATAGTAGTTTAATTCATGGATTATGTGAAGCAGGGAACATTGATGGGGCTGTTAGAGTTTATAAAGAGATAGTTGAAAGCAGTTTGGTGGTTGATGCGGTTACTCATAATGCAATGCTTAATGGGTTTTGTCGAGCAGGGAAGATTAAGGAGAGTTTTGAATTATGGATGGTGATGGGGAAGGAGAATTGTCAGACTGTTGTTAGTTATAACATATTGATTAAAGGATTGTTTGAGAATGGAAAGGTGGAAGAAGCGATTTCTATCTGGGAACTCTTGTGCAAGAAGGGCTGCAGGCCTGAATCCACGACATATGGTGTTTTAATTCATGGTCTATGCAAGAATGGTCGCTTGAATAAGGCTTTAAAGATATTCAAAGAGGCTGAAGATGGACCTGGTAAGCTGGATGCTTATGCATATTCTTCAATGGTTGATGGATTGTGTAAAGAAGGCAGAATGGATGAAGCAATCAGCATAGTCAATCAGATGGATAAGCGTGGCTATAAGCTGGATCCTCATGTTTGCAATCCCCTGATTAATGGGTTTGTTCGAGCTTCCAAACTTGAAGACGCAATAAACTTTTTTAGGGAAATGGAATGTAAAGGTTGCTCTCCTACTATTGTCTCATATAATACACTTATCAAAGGTCTATGCAAAGCAGAAAGATTCAGCGAGGCATATTCTTTTGTTAAGGAGATGCTAGAGAAAGAGTGGAAGCCAGACATGATAACATGTAGCCTATTGATGGATGGCCTTTGTcaagaaaagaagattgagATGGCCCTCAACTTGTGGCAACAAGCTCTTGACAAAGGTTTTAAGCCTGATATAACTATGTACAACATTTTGATGCATGGGCTTTGCTCTGTATGCAAACTTGAAGATGCTTTGCAGCTTTATTCACATATGAAGCGGTCAACCTGTGTTCCCAATCTTGTGACACGCAATACACTCATGGAGGGGCTTTATAAAGTCAGAGACTATGAAAAAGCATCAGAAATTTGGGATTGCATTTTAAAAGATGGCCTACATCCAGATATCATCTCCtataatattacaattaaGGGACTTTGTTCTTGCAGTAGAATCTCAGATGCCATTGAGTTCTTGAATGATGCTTTGAATCGGGGAATACTTCCAACTGCTGTTACATGGAACATCCTTGTCAGAGCTGCAGTTAATTTTAGGACTTCATCTGTACTTTCTGCCTGTGGCTTTGAATAG
- the LOC8263545 gene encoding uncharacterized protein LOC8263545, translating into MIALKAIHTSFTPTKHALFHTRRPTNQKNTIWCLCKPNNNNSDSNSNSDSEASPPEGDTRKQELLARIAMLQTEKVRLTDYIDERSSYLSQFTEEASAEFDKIGEDALKGLDEAGARIMENIESQMLAFEESAELNRKDIEQNENKLADFEGQIVKDRNEGMFFKNLGQKPPIDKANAKAEAEKIKDLTKAKAGSKTRKNIYLALIAVIVISIADSFISSPDWRKVAVLGAVLVGLITQFSYEQKLSSELESIENTDKEKK; encoded by the exons atgaTTGCGCTCAAAGCCATTCACACCTCCTTCACGCCTACAAAGCATGCCCTTTTCCACACAAGAAGACCAACCAACCAAAAGAACACAATCTGGTGTCTTTGCAaacctaataataataatagtgatTCTAATTCTAACTCTGATTCTGAGGCTTCACCACCTGAAGGTGATACCCGCAAGCAAGAGCTTCTTGCCAGAATAGCTATGCTTCAAACTGAAAAAGTTCGTCTCACTGATTATATAGATGAAAGATCCAGTTATCTATCTCAATTCACAGAAGAAGCCAGTgctgaatttgataaaattggCGAAGATGCTCTCAAGGGACTCGATGAAGCTGGTGCCAGG ATAATGGAGAATATAGAAAGTCAGATGCTAGCTTTTGAAGAATCTGCAGAATTGAACAGAAAAGATATTGAGCAGAATGAAAATAAGCTAGCAGATTTTGAAGGTCAAATTGTAAAAGACCGTAATGAAGGAATGTTCTTTAAGAACCTAGGTCAGAAACCACCCATTGATAAAGCCAACGCCAAAGCAGAAGCAGAGAAGATTAAAGATCTGACTAAAGCAAAAGCTGGGTCCAAAACCAGAAAGAACATTTACCTTGCTCTAATTGCGGTGATAGTCATCAGTATTGCTGATTCTTTCATCTCTTCACCTGATTGGCGAAAAGTTGCCGTTCTTGGAGCAGTTTTAGTGGGTTTGATCACTCAGTTCAGCTATGAACAGAAACTGTCATCAGAGCTTGAAAGCATAGAGAATACAGACAAGGAAAAGAAGTGA
- the LOC107262425 gene encoding protein NRT1/ PTR FAMILY 8.1-like: MAEDDIYTKDGTLNIKGEPANKKKTGNWKACRFILGNECCERLAYYGMSTNLVNYLQDRLNQGNVAASNNVTNWSGTCYITPLIGAFLADAYFGRYWTIASFVMIYIFGMALLTISASAPGLKPFCDKHSCHPTKTQTAVTFAALYLIALGTGGIKPCVSSFGADQFDETDDDEKKKKSSFFNWFYFSINIGALIASSVLVWIQMNVGWGWGFGVPAVAMAIAVVFFFAGSKLYRLQRPGGSPITRLLQVIVASFRKLNVQVPDDKSLLYETTDEESQIQGSRKLEHTDKLKFFDKAAVETQTDSVKDSTNPWRLCTVTQVEELKAIIRLLPVWASGIVFATVYGQMSTMFVLQGNTMNQHMGPHFKIPSASLSLFDTLSVIFWTPVYDRLIVPYARKYTGNERGFTQLQRMGIGLVISIFSMITAGVLEVVRLNYVQRNNYYDLEYIPMSIFWQVPQYFLIGCAEVFTFIGQLEFFYDQAPDAMRSLCSALSLTTVALGNYLSTVLVTVVTKVTTRHGKLGWIPDNLNRGHLDYFYWLLAILSLLNFFVYLWIAKWYTYKKATGRAH, from the exons ATGGCTGAAGACGACATCTATACAAAGGATGGGACACTGAATATTAAAGGAGAACCtgcaaataaaaagaaaactgggAATTGGAAGGCTTGCCGTTTTATTCTTG GGAATGAATGTTGTGAAAGACTGGCATACTATGGAATGAGTACCAATCTAGTGAACTATCTTCAGGACCGTCTCAACCAGGGAAATGTCGCTGCATCAAACAATGTGACCAATTGGTCAGGAACTTGTTATATTACCCCACTGATTGGAGCCTTTCTAGCCGATGCATACTTTGGAAGATATTGGACAATTGCCAGTTTTGTAATGATTTACATCTTT GGGATGGCACTCTTAACAATTTCTGCTTCCGCCCCTGGACTCAAGCCATTTTGTGATAAACACTCTTGTCACCCAACAAAAACACAAACTGCAGTAACCTTTGCTGCACTCTATCTTATTGCTCTTGGGACAGGTGGAATCAAGCCATGTGTCTCATCTTTCGGTGCAGATCAATTTGACGAAactgatgatgatgagaagaaaaagaagagctCCTTTTTCAACTGGTTCTACTTCTCAATTAACATTGGTGCACTTATTGCTTCTTCTGTTTTGGTCTGGATACAAATGAATGTTGGTTGGGGGTGGGGGTTTGGGGTCCCAGCGGTTGCAATGGCCATTGCAGTTGTGTTTTTCTTCGCAGGAAGCAAGCTATATCGACTTCAAAGGCCTGGAGGGAGTCCCATTACAAGGCTTTTACAGGTTATAGTTGCATCCTTCAGAAAATTGAATGTTCAAGTTCCTGATGATAAGTCTCTTCTTTATGAGACTACAGATGAGGAAAGTCAGATCCAAGGAAGCCGGAAGCTTGAGCACACAGACAAGCTTAA GTTCTTTGACAAGGCTGCTGTGGAGACCCAAACTGATAGCGTTAAAGACTCAACAAACCCATGGAGACTCTGCACAGTAACTCAAGTCGAAGAGCTTAAGGCCATTATTAGGTTGCTTCCAGTATGGGCTAGTGGAATAGTGTTTGCCACTGTATATGGTCAAATGAGCACCATGTTTGTTTTACAAGGCAACACCATGAATCAGCATATGGGTCCGCATTTCAAGATTCCATCAGCATCTCTATCACTCTTTGACACCCTTAGTGTCATCTTCTGGACTCCTGTATATGATCGGCTCATTGTCCCATATGCAAGAAAGTACACAGGAAATGAACGAGGATTCACCCAGCTCCAACGTATGGGCATTGGGCTTGTCATCTCCATTTTCTCCATGATCACTGCTGGAGTATTAGAGGTGGTTCGGCTCAATTATGTCCAGAGGAATAACTACTATGATCTCGAGTATATTCCGATGTCTATATTTTGGCAAGTACCGCAGTACTTTCTCATTGGATGTGCAGAAGTTTTTACTTTCATCGGGCAGTTGGAGTTCTTCTATGACCAAGCGCCTGATGCTATGAGGAGTTTGTGCTCAGCTCTCTCACTTACAACTGTTGCATTAGGAAATTACTTGAGTACAGTGCTGGTTACTGTAGTGACAAAGGTCACCACAAGGCATGGAAAGCTTGGTTGGATACCAGACAACTTGAATAGGGGCCATCTTGATTACTTCTACTGGCTCTTAGCTATCCTCAGCCTATTGAATTTCTTTGTATATCTGTGGATCGCAAAGTGGTATACTTACAAGAAGGCGACAGGCCGTGCTCATTGA
- the LOC8263547 gene encoding protein NRT1/ PTR FAMILY 8.1-like isoform X2 → MELLISAAILPSRRKQEPGKPALIFLGSVQAVNNVTNWSGTCYVMPLLGAFLADAYLGRYWTIASFSIIYVLGMTLLTLSASLHGLMPSCDNHTNVCNPTGKQTAVFFLGLYLIALGTGGIKPCVSSFGADQFDDSDEAEKKKKSSFFNWFYFSINIGALVASSVLVWIQTNVGWGWGFGIPAVAMAIAVMTFFSGIKLYRNQRPGGSPLTRICQVIVASLRKFRVQVPKDESLLFETSDEESAVKGSRKLDHTEQLSFFDKAAVETPSDCVKGSVNKWSLCTVTQVEELKSVIRLLPIWATGIIFSAVYSQMGTLFVLQGNTMDLQMSRSFEIPSASLSLFDTISVIFWVPIYDRVIVPIARRFTGHKNGFTQLQRIAIGLVISIVAMMVAGTLEMVRLRQVRKHNYYKLKHIPISIFWQVPQYFIIGCAEVFTFIGQLEFFYEQAPDAMRSLCSALSLTTAALGNYLSTLLVNVVTDLSTRHGSPGWIPDNLNYGHLHYFFWLLAVLSLVNLVVYLLVARAYTYKKAVISSH, encoded by the exons GGCAGCGTTCAGGCTGTCAACAATGTCACAAATTGGTCAGGCACGTGCTACGTAATGCCATTGCTTGGTGCTTTCTTAGCTGATGCATACCTGGGAAGATATTGGACAATTGCTAGTTTCTCCATAATTTATGTCCTT GGAATGACATTGTTAACATTATCAGCATCTCTCCATGGATTAATGCCATCTTGCGATAATCATACGAATGTTTGCAATCCAACAGGGAAGCAAACTGCAGTGTTCTTTTTAGGACTATACCTTATTGCTCTAGGTACAGGTGGGATTAAGCCTTGTGTTTCTTCCTTCGGTGCGGATCAATTCGATGACTCTGATGAAGctgagaagaaaaagaagagttctttctttaattggttctatttttctattaatattggTGCTCTTGTTGCTTCCTCTGTGCTCGTTTGGATACAAACAAATGTGGGTTGGGGTTGGGGCTTTGGCATCCCTGCAGTGGCAATGGCAATTGCTGTTATGACTTTCTTTTCAGGTATCAAGTTGTATAGAAATCAAAGACCTGGAGGAAGTCCACTGACGCGTATCTGCCAAGTGATTGTCGCATCCCTGAGAAAATTTAGGGTACAAGTGCCTAAGGATGAGTCTCTTCTGTTTGAAACTTCTGATGAGGAATCTGCTGTCAAAGGAAGCCGCAAGCTTGACCACACAGAACAATTAAG TTTCTTTGACAAGGCAGCAGTGGAGACGCCCTCAGATTGTGTTAAAGGCTCAGTAAACAAGTGGAGTTTATGCACTGTGACTCAAGTTGAAGAGCTGAAGTCCGTCATTAGATTGCTTCCGATTTGGGCAACTGGCATAATCTTTTCTGCTGTATATAGTCAAATGGGAACCTTATTTGTCCTGCAAGGCAATACGATGGATCTTCAGATGAGCCGGTCCTTCGAAATCCCTTCTGCTTCTCTTTCGCTTTTCGACACCATTAGTGTAATCTTCTGGGTGCCCATTTATGACCGTGTCATCGTGCCAATTGCCAGAAGGTTCACAGGTCATAAAAACGGATTCACCCAGCTCCAACGAATCGCAATCGGCCTTGTTATCTCCATCGTTGCAATGATGGTAGCTGGTACATTGGAGATGGTGAGACTCCGCCAAGTTCGGAAGCACAACTACTACAAACTCAAGCATATTCCAATATCTATATTTTGGCAGGTTCCTCAGTATTTCATCATAGGATGTGCAGAGGTTTTCACTTTTATTGGACAATTGGAGTTCTTTTATGAGCAGGCACCTGACGCAATGAGGAGCCTCTGCTCAGCCCTGTCACTCACAACTGCTGCACTTGGAAACTACTTGAGTACTCTGCTGGTAAATGTTGTTACAGATTTGAGTACAAGACATGGCAGCCCAGGATGGATACCTGACAATTTGAATTATGGCCATCTTCACTATTTCTTCTGGCTTTTAGCTGTTTTGAGTTTGGTAAACCTGGTGGTCTACCTTTTGGTTGCAAGGGCATACACTTACAAGAAAGCTGTGATATCAAGCCATTGA
- the LOC8263547 gene encoding protein NRT1/ PTR FAMILY 8.1-like isoform X1: MEQEDIYTKDGTIDFSGNPAIKKKTGTWKACPYILGNECCERLAYYGINTNLVNYLKFQLNQGSVQAVNNVTNWSGTCYVMPLLGAFLADAYLGRYWTIASFSIIYVLGMTLLTLSASLHGLMPSCDNHTNVCNPTGKQTAVFFLGLYLIALGTGGIKPCVSSFGADQFDDSDEAEKKKKSSFFNWFYFSINIGALVASSVLVWIQTNVGWGWGFGIPAVAMAIAVMTFFSGIKLYRNQRPGGSPLTRICQVIVASLRKFRVQVPKDESLLFETSDEESAVKGSRKLDHTEQLSFFDKAAVETPSDCVKGSVNKWSLCTVTQVEELKSVIRLLPIWATGIIFSAVYSQMGTLFVLQGNTMDLQMSRSFEIPSASLSLFDTISVIFWVPIYDRVIVPIARRFTGHKNGFTQLQRIAIGLVISIVAMMVAGTLEMVRLRQVRKHNYYKLKHIPISIFWQVPQYFIIGCAEVFTFIGQLEFFYEQAPDAMRSLCSALSLTTAALGNYLSTLLVNVVTDLSTRHGSPGWIPDNLNYGHLHYFFWLLAVLSLVNLVVYLLVARAYTYKKAVISSH; this comes from the exons GAAATGAATGTTGTGAAAGATTAGCATACTACGGTATCAACACCAATCTTGTTAATTATCTCAAATTTCAACTGAATCAGGGCAGCGTTCAGGCTGTCAACAATGTCACAAATTGGTCAGGCACGTGCTACGTAATGCCATTGCTTGGTGCTTTCTTAGCTGATGCATACCTGGGAAGATATTGGACAATTGCTAGTTTCTCCATAATTTATGTCCTT GGAATGACATTGTTAACATTATCAGCATCTCTCCATGGATTAATGCCATCTTGCGATAATCATACGAATGTTTGCAATCCAACAGGGAAGCAAACTGCAGTGTTCTTTTTAGGACTATACCTTATTGCTCTAGGTACAGGTGGGATTAAGCCTTGTGTTTCTTCCTTCGGTGCGGATCAATTCGATGACTCTGATGAAGctgagaagaaaaagaagagttctttctttaattggttctatttttctattaatattggTGCTCTTGTTGCTTCCTCTGTGCTCGTTTGGATACAAACAAATGTGGGTTGGGGTTGGGGCTTTGGCATCCCTGCAGTGGCAATGGCAATTGCTGTTATGACTTTCTTTTCAGGTATCAAGTTGTATAGAAATCAAAGACCTGGAGGAAGTCCACTGACGCGTATCTGCCAAGTGATTGTCGCATCCCTGAGAAAATTTAGGGTACAAGTGCCTAAGGATGAGTCTCTTCTGTTTGAAACTTCTGATGAGGAATCTGCTGTCAAAGGAAGCCGCAAGCTTGACCACACAGAACAATTAAG TTTCTTTGACAAGGCAGCAGTGGAGACGCCCTCAGATTGTGTTAAAGGCTCAGTAAACAAGTGGAGTTTATGCACTGTGACTCAAGTTGAAGAGCTGAAGTCCGTCATTAGATTGCTTCCGATTTGGGCAACTGGCATAATCTTTTCTGCTGTATATAGTCAAATGGGAACCTTATTTGTCCTGCAAGGCAATACGATGGATCTTCAGATGAGCCGGTCCTTCGAAATCCCTTCTGCTTCTCTTTCGCTTTTCGACACCATTAGTGTAATCTTCTGGGTGCCCATTTATGACCGTGTCATCGTGCCAATTGCCAGAAGGTTCACAGGTCATAAAAACGGATTCACCCAGCTCCAACGAATCGCAATCGGCCTTGTTATCTCCATCGTTGCAATGATGGTAGCTGGTACATTGGAGATGGTGAGACTCCGCCAAGTTCGGAAGCACAACTACTACAAACTCAAGCATATTCCAATATCTATATTTTGGCAGGTTCCTCAGTATTTCATCATAGGATGTGCAGAGGTTTTCACTTTTATTGGACAATTGGAGTTCTTTTATGAGCAGGCACCTGACGCAATGAGGAGCCTCTGCTCAGCCCTGTCACTCACAACTGCTGCACTTGGAAACTACTTGAGTACTCTGCTGGTAAATGTTGTTACAGATTTGAGTACAAGACATGGCAGCCCAGGATGGATACCTGACAATTTGAATTATGGCCATCTTCACTATTTCTTCTGGCTTTTAGCTGTTTTGAGTTTGGTAAACCTGGTGGTCTACCTTTTGGTTGCAAGGGCATACACTTACAAGAAAGCTGTGATATCAAGCCATTGA